CAATACTATCTTTCATAAATACCAAACCACCCATGAGCTTATCAAAAAGGCAGGATGTAAGATTTTGTTTTTGCTGCCTTATTCTCTGAATTTAAATCTTATTGAAATCTTTTGAGCTAATTTGAGAAGGTTACTATAGCGAACTTAAATAAATTTTCTACTCTTGCTTAAACCATTGATTTCTCTTTTTTAAGTATACGTTAATGGAAAGAAATATAGGATTTAAATCACTATTTTTTCTCCTACTCTGCCAGTTATGCATAACATCCTTTTTACCAAAAAGTTTGCGAAGAGACTACTTTTTTCAACAGGAGCATGCCGACTTGGGTGTAAACAAAAGTGTTGGCAATTCTTTTTAAGCAGCAGCTTTGTAGGAATTCCAGTAAGCTTCCCAATAACCATTTAATCTACCTATTCTTAAGTT
This Neochlamydia sp. AcF84 DNA region includes the following protein-coding sequences:
- a CDS encoding transposase, which translates into the protein MPQLKAGQLVIMDNTIFHKYQTTHELIKKAGCKILFLLPYSLNLNLIEIF